In a genomic window of Pokkaliibacter sp. MBI-7:
- a CDS encoding phage tail protein codes for MSELPMGKQQVLGRKGGKGASSAASRVAVEDPNTLQSTSYARVVDLISEGPIVGLVNGLQSVYFDKTPLANEDDSTNFSGVTVVSREGYPDQEHIPGFPSAETEVSVSTEITFGTPVVRSISNPEVDAVRVKIQIPTLSFQDTSTGDMHGSSVQVAIDVRAANSTWAIATTDYIQGKTTSTYERQYRVNLTGNAPWDIRVRRLTEDSDQINLRNQTIWSTYTEIIDAKLSYPDSALIGLEVDAQQFGSSIPERAYQVRGRIISVPGNYDPESRSYTGLWDGTFKQAWSNNPAWVFYDMATNTRYGAGLSKTDKWSLYEIGRYCDERVPDGQGGTEPRFVLNTVINSQAEAYNVLNTLASAFRGMIYWGANEVVAVQDAPADAVKIVTPANIIEGSLKIIGSSRTARHSVARVTWNDPADFYQSAIEVVEDADLIEQYGYTTTDVTAYGCTTRSQAHRFGRWILYSESAETDSVEYQTGTDHADLRPGDIIKLHDPRYAGQRLGGRILEPGLQTLTLDAAPDTLGNASWYLSVVLPNGALERRQVQQLTGQRITVAEPFSAAPIKAALWLLSSESVEPRQFRVLGVVDAGEGKYTVTGLQHEPTKYARVELGLDLPETRYTLLPTGRIATPLALNAEVYTYLAGGITHQGLTISWTPADDPRVQFYAVEVIAPAAVSWQTLGTTSLTSIDVKDADEGDWQIRVRSVTGTGLLSAWTVLTTTISSLLAPQMPGTVEITTDNFAITLVPQLAKYRYGAQLFEFYRSNTALASAAILSNAVFRGRSESLADTGLTPDTTYYYYVRGYNAYGVSGWYPLQATTKNDPATILEVLSGQISEGQLYQDLAARIDLIDAPTDVAGSVSQRLQAAVEEVDQRLEQTQTSLSDAQTALTGRVDTVTAQVGQVQQELAEAEATLNGRVDAADVQIRQVQQGLSEAALALNARVDVADQQISQVQQDLAEAETALGGRADAADQQISQVQQGLSESTSALSARVDVAGQQISQVQQELAESTSALGARVDSAAVQISSVQNDLATAEAGLISKISVEQSARIAALQAEHAERMAQGDQLSASITELQQVNTEQDQLSAIRQAGLQVQRQSTAASIRVEETVRAADDEALAERITTLSTDLNGNLAEVRTVQTAHSTALSAQADNLTQLTAITGQNSAALTAEQAARAEADAAQVAQLAGLQATVAGNNAAIVAEQQARANADSAQASQLSSVQAAVAGNTAAITSEQSARANGDAAQAAVAASIRADLSGAEAAITELQQVSADNGLLAAVRAAATQVQRDALTAAVRTEEVVRVSAEEAVAERLTSLTASVASNAAAITTEQTARASADSAQASQLSSLQADTAGNAAAISAEQTARSSADAALSSQISSIQASANTNAAAITAEQTARANADAALSTQLTAVQAKADSNAAAITNEQTARANADSAQASQLAALQADVAGNAAAVVEEQTARANADESLSSQISSVQAKANTNAAAITTEQTARANADSALSSQLATVQAKADSNAAAITTEQTARANADAALSTQLTAVEAKADSNAAAVITEQAARANADSALSTQLAAMQASVDGNNAAIVAEQQARANADSAQASQLSNLQAAVASNTAAITSEQSARADGDAAQAAVAASIRADLTGAEAAITELQQVSADNDLLAAVRAAATQVQRDALTAAVRTEEVVRVSAEEAVAERLTSLTASVASNAAAITTEQTARASADSAQASQLSSLQATVASNTAAITTEQSARSSADAALSSQISSVQAKANSNTAAITTEQEARANADTTLSTQLTALQAITGENSAAIVAEQQARANADSAQASLLTALQADVAGNAAAVMAEQTARANADEALSSQISSVQAKANTNATAITTEQTARANADSALSSQLATVQAKADSNAAAITSEQTARASADSALSTQLNSVQAKANSNAAAITGEQTARANADTALSTQLAAMQATVDGNNAAIAAEQQARANADSAQASQLSSLQATVASNTAAITSEQSARADGDAAQAAVASVIRTDLGTAQAAITDLKEANTERDLLEAVRSAGTQVQRDALGAAARTEEVVRVSAEEAVAERLTSLTASVASNAAAITTEQTARTTADAAQASQLSSVQASVSSNTAAIASEQSSRADADAALSTQLSSVQAKANSNTAAITAEQTARANADSSLSSQITTVQAKANSNAAAIATEQTARANADSSLASQITTVQAQLGDALGSVQQTATATANAVGQVVTQYMVKLDSNGRVIGFGLYNDGSSSEFGIRADRFYVASPDNQVGAMPFIIDGGKVYVAAAVIKDLVVSKLKSSTGSLVFQNDKLKVDYLDVASLQVGSANIADAAITSAKIGQLAVDTVHIKNGAVTLSAFAASNGFSRFLSAGSFTATSGDDVFSTLVVPAINGDQMNIDVACDLSVTDYNATAGAAVKIRPALFINGAAVRSYSGFLAVDRFNDPISGKVFMRYYLQATGAFTAQLVISYTWTAFTNPSNFKYTVSNCVLSAFTSRK; via the coding sequence GTGAGCGAGTTGCCGATGGGTAAGCAGCAGGTATTGGGCCGCAAAGGGGGCAAAGGCGCCAGTTCGGCGGCGAGTCGGGTGGCGGTGGAGGATCCGAACACCCTGCAAAGCACCAGCTATGCTCGTGTGGTCGATCTGATCTCTGAAGGGCCGATTGTCGGGCTGGTGAATGGGTTGCAGTCGGTCTATTTCGACAAGACACCGCTGGCCAATGAAGATGACAGCACTAACTTCAGCGGCGTGACCGTGGTCAGCCGTGAAGGCTACCCCGATCAGGAGCATATCCCGGGCTTTCCCAGTGCTGAAACCGAAGTCAGCGTCAGCACTGAAATCACATTCGGCACGCCCGTGGTACGCAGCATCAGTAACCCGGAAGTGGATGCCGTGCGGGTCAAGATCCAGATCCCGACCCTCAGTTTTCAGGATACCTCCACCGGTGATATGCACGGCAGCAGTGTGCAGGTAGCCATTGATGTGCGGGCTGCCAACAGCACCTGGGCCATCGCCACCACCGATTACATTCAGGGCAAAACCACCTCGACCTATGAGCGCCAGTACCGGGTGAACCTGACGGGTAATGCACCGTGGGATATCCGCGTGCGGCGACTGACCGAAGACAGCGACCAGATCAACCTGCGCAACCAGACAATATGGTCGACCTATACCGAAATCATTGATGCCAAGCTGTCCTACCCGGACAGCGCGCTGATCGGGCTGGAAGTGGATGCCCAGCAGTTCGGCAGCAGCATTCCTGAGCGGGCCTATCAGGTGCGCGGGCGTATTATCAGCGTGCCGGGCAATTATGACCCGGAGAGTCGCAGCTATACCGGCCTGTGGGACGGCACCTTCAAACAGGCATGGAGTAATAACCCGGCCTGGGTGTTTTACGACATGGCCACCAATACCCGCTATGGCGCGGGGTTGAGCAAAACCGATAAGTGGTCGCTGTATGAAATTGGCCGCTACTGCGATGAACGGGTGCCCGATGGTCAGGGCGGCACCGAGCCGCGCTTTGTGCTCAACACGGTGATCAACAGTCAGGCCGAGGCGTATAACGTCCTCAATACGCTGGCCAGTGCCTTCCGCGGGATGATCTACTGGGGCGCCAACGAAGTGGTGGCGGTGCAGGATGCTCCGGCCGATGCAGTGAAAATTGTCACCCCGGCCAACATCATCGAAGGCTCGCTAAAGATCATCGGCAGCTCCCGTACCGCGCGGCACAGTGTGGCCCGTGTGACATGGAATGACCCGGCTGACTTCTATCAGAGTGCCATTGAAGTGGTGGAAGATGCCGACCTGATCGAGCAGTACGGCTACACCACCACCGATGTCACCGCTTATGGCTGCACCACCCGCAGCCAGGCGCACCGGTTTGGCCGCTGGATTCTTTATTCCGAAAGTGCCGAGACAGACAGCGTGGAATACCAGACCGGTACTGACCATGCCGATCTGCGCCCCGGCGACATTATCAAACTGCACGACCCACGTTATGCCGGTCAGCGGTTGGGCGGGCGTATTCTTGAGCCGGGCCTGCAAACCCTGACGCTGGACGCCGCACCCGACACGCTGGGCAATGCCAGCTGGTATCTCAGTGTCGTGCTGCCCAATGGTGCGTTAGAGCGGCGACAGGTGCAGCAGCTGACCGGGCAGCGTATCACCGTGGCGGAGCCCTTCAGTGCTGCCCCCATCAAGGCCGCACTGTGGCTGCTGTCATCGGAGAGCGTCGAGCCGCGTCAGTTCCGTGTGCTCGGCGTGGTGGATGCCGGGGAGGGCAAATACACCGTCACCGGCCTGCAGCATGAGCCAACCAAGTATGCCCGGGTGGAGCTGGGGCTGGACCTGCCGGAAACCCGTTACACCTTGCTGCCCACCGGGCGCATTGCCACCCCACTGGCACTCAATGCCGAGGTATACACCTATCTGGCCGGGGGGATCACCCATCAGGGGCTGACCATCAGCTGGACGCCTGCCGATGACCCGCGCGTGCAGTTTTATGCGGTGGAAGTGATCGCCCCGGCGGCGGTGTCGTGGCAGACCCTGGGCACCACCTCGCTGACCAGCATCGATGTTAAGGATGCTGACGAAGGGGACTGGCAGATCCGCGTCCGCTCCGTCACCGGGACAGGTCTGCTGAGCGCCTGGACGGTGCTCACGACCACTATCAGCAGCCTGCTGGCCCCGCAAATGCCCGGCACGGTTGAGATCACCACCGACAACTTTGCCATCACACTGGTGCCGCAACTGGCGAAGTATCGCTACGGCGCGCAGCTGTTTGAGTTTTACCGCTCAAACACGGCGTTAGCGTCGGCGGCCATTCTCAGTAATGCGGTATTTCGTGGGCGTTCGGAGTCGCTGGCTGATACCGGCCTGACGCCGGATACCACCTATTACTACTACGTGCGTGGCTATAACGCGTATGGCGTCAGCGGCTGGTACCCGCTGCAGGCCACCACCAAAAACGACCCGGCAACGATTCTTGAGGTGCTGAGCGGGCAGATCAGCGAAGGCCAGCTCTATCAGGATCTGGCAGCGCGAATTGATCTGATCGATGCCCCGACCGATGTCGCAGGCTCTGTGTCACAGCGCCTGCAGGCGGCGGTGGAAGAAGTCGACCAGCGGCTGGAGCAGACCCAAACCAGCCTGAGTGATGCGCAGACGGCACTGACAGGCCGGGTTGACACCGTGACCGCGCAGGTTGGGCAGGTGCAGCAAGAGCTGGCCGAAGCCGAGGCCACGCTGAATGGTCGTGTTGATGCCGCTGATGTGCAGATCCGTCAGGTGCAGCAGGGCTTGTCAGAGGCAGCATTAGCACTGAATGCCCGCGTTGATGTGGCGGATCAGCAGATCAGTCAGGTGCAGCAGGACCTGGCAGAGGCTGAAACGGCACTGGGTGGCCGTGCTGATGCGGCAGATCAGCAGATCAGTCAGGTACAGCAGGGCCTGTCAGAGTCAACATCGGCGCTGAGCGCCCGCGTTGATGTGGCAGGTCAGCAGATCAGTCAGGTGCAGCAAGAGCTGGCAGAGTCGACATCGGCACTGGGTGCCCGTGTCGATTCGGCCGCCGTGCAAATCAGCTCCGTGCAGAACGACCTTGCCACTGCCGAAGCCGGGCTGATCAGCAAGATAAGCGTTGAGCAGTCTGCCCGTATTGCTGCGCTACAGGCTGAGCACGCCGAGCGTATGGCACAGGGGGATCAGCTTTCTGCCTCCATCACTGAGCTGCAACAGGTCAACACGGAGCAGGATCAGCTCTCTGCCATCCGGCAGGCGGGTCTTCAGGTGCAGCGGCAGAGTACGGCAGCGTCAATCCGCGTGGAAGAAACCGTGCGGGCCGCTGACGATGAGGCACTGGCTGAACGCATCACCACGCTGAGTACCGACCTCAATGGCAATCTTGCCGAAGTGCGCACCGTACAAACGGCGCACAGTACCGCGTTGTCAGCACAGGCAGATAACCTTACCCAGCTGACGGCCATCACCGGGCAGAACAGCGCCGCCCTGACGGCAGAGCAGGCTGCGCGCGCGGAAGCTGATGCGGCACAGGTGGCCCAATTGGCGGGGCTACAGGCCACGGTCGCGGGCAACAATGCAGCCATCGTGGCAGAGCAGCAGGCAAGGGCGAATGCAGACAGCGCGCAGGCCAGCCAGCTGAGCAGTGTGCAGGCGGCCGTTGCCGGTAACACGGCGGCGATCACCTCTGAGCAAAGCGCCCGGGCTAATGGCGATGCGGCACAGGCGGCGGTGGCTGCGTCGATCCGGGCAGACCTCAGTGGTGCTGAAGCGGCCATTACCGAGCTGCAGCAGGTCAGTGCGGATAATGGTCTGCTGGCTGCGGTGCGTGCGGCAGCCACACAGGTGCAACGGGATGCCCTGACGGCAGCGGTTCGCACGGAAGAGGTGGTAAGAGTGTCGGCGGAGGAGGCCGTCGCAGAGCGCTTAACCTCACTCACCGCCAGTGTGGCCAGCAACGCCGCAGCCATTACCACCGAGCAGACTGCCCGTGCCTCGGCAGACAGCGCGCAGGCCAGCCAGCTCAGCAGCTTGCAGGCCGATACAGCAGGGAATGCCGCGGCTATTAGCGCTGAACAGACCGCCCGCAGCAGTGCCGATGCCGCCCTGAGTAGCCAGATCAGCAGCATACAGGCCAGTGCCAACACCAACGCGGCGGCGATTACGGCAGAGCAAACCGCCCGTGCCAATGCGGATGCGGCGCTGAGTACCCAGCTCACTGCTGTACAGGCTAAAGCGGATAGCAACGCGGCAGCCATAACGAACGAGCAAACCGCGCGCGCCAATGCTGACAGTGCGCAGGCCAGCCAGCTCGCAGCGTTACAGGCTGATGTGGCGGGTAACGCCGCTGCCGTCGTGGAAGAGCAGACTGCCCGGGCCAATGCGGATGAGTCGCTGAGTAGCCAGATCAGTTCGGTACAGGCCAAAGCCAACACCAACGCGGCGGCCATCACTACAGAGCAGACCGCACGCGCCAATGCAGACTCAGCCCTGAGTTCGCAACTGGCGACGGTGCAGGCCAAAGCAGACAGCAACGCGGCAGCCATCACCACGGAACAAACCGCCCGCGCCAATGCAGACGCTGCGCTTAGCACCCAGCTCACCGCCGTAGAGGCTAAAGCCGATAGCAACGCAGCTGCTGTCATCACTGAGCAAGCCGCTCGCGCCAATGCTGACAGCGCGCTCAGCACCCAGTTGGCAGCAATGCAGGCCAGTGTGGATGGCAACAATGCAGCCATCGTGGCAGAGCAGCAGGCAAGGGCGAATGCAGACAGCGCGCAGGCCAGCCAGCTCAGCAACCTGCAGGCGGCCGTTGCCAGTAACACGGCGGCGATCACCTCTGAGCAAAGCGCCCGGGCTGACGGTGATGCGGCACAGGCGGCGGTGGCTGCGTCGATCCGTGCCGACCTAACGGGTGCTGAAGCGGCCATTACCGAGCTGCAGCAGGTCAGTGCGGATAATGATCTGCTGGCTGCGGTGCGCGCGGCAGCCACACAGGTGCAGCGGGATGCCCTGACGGCAGCGGTTCGCACGGAAGAGGTGGTAAGAGTGTCGGCGGAGGAGGCCGTCGCAGAGCGCTTAACCTCACTCACCGCCAGTGTGGCCAGCAACGCCGCAGCCATTACCACCGAGCAGACTGCCCGTGCCTCGGCAGACAGCGCGCAGGCCAGCCAGCTCAGCAGCTTGCAGGCGACTGTTGCCAGTAACACGGCGGCCATCACCACCGAGCAGAGCGCCCGCAGCAGTGCCGATGCGGCCCTGAGTAGCCAGATCAGCAGCGTTCAGGCCAAGGCCAACAGCAATACCGCTGCTATTACCACCGAACAGGAGGCCCGCGCCAATGCCGATACCACCCTGAGCACCCAGCTGACCGCCCTTCAGGCGATAACAGGTGAGAACAGCGCCGCCATCGTGGCGGAGCAGCAGGCAAGAGCCAATGCAGACAGTGCGCAGGCCAGCCTGCTCACAGCGTTACAGGCTGATGTGGCAGGCAATGCCGCTGCCGTCATGGCAGAGCAGACTGCCCGGGCTAATGCGGATGAAGCGCTGAGTAGCCAGATCAGTTCGGTACAGGCCAAAGCCAACACCAACGCCACTGCCATTACCACCGAGCAGACCGCCCGCGCCAATGCAGACTCAGCCCTGAGTTCGCAACTGGCGACGGTGCAGGCCAAAGCAGACAGCAACGCGGCAGCCATCACCTCTGAGCAAACCGCCCGCGCCAGTGCTGATAGCGCCCTGAGCACTCAGCTCAACAGTGTGCAGGCCAAAGCCAACAGTAACGCAGCAGCCATTACTGGCGAACAAACTGCCAGAGCCAATGCTGACACTGCACTCAGCACCCAGCTGGCAGCAATGCAGGCCACTGTGGATGGCAACAATGCAGCCATTGCAGCAGAGCAACAGGCAAGGGCGAATGCTGATAGTGCGCAGGCCAGCCAGCTGAGCAGTTTGCAGGCGACCGTTGCCAGTAACACGGCGGCGATCACCTCTGAGCAAAGCGCACGGGCTGACGGTGATGCGGCACAAGCGGCGGTAGCTAGTGTGATCCGCACTGATCTGGGCACTGCGCAGGCCGCCATCACCGATTTAAAGGAGGCCAATACCGAACGTGACTTACTGGAGGCCGTGCGAAGTGCTGGCACACAGGTGCAGCGCGACGCCCTGGGGGCAGCGGCACGCACAGAAGAGGTGGTAAGAGTGTCGGCGGAGGAGGCCGTCGCAGAGCGCTTAACCTCACTCACTGCTAGTGTGGCCAGCAACGCCGCTGCCATCACCACCGAGCAGACCGCCCGCACCACGGCAGATGCCGCGCAGGCCAGCCAGCTCAGTAGTGTGCAGGCCAGCGTGAGCAGCAACACGGCAGCCATTGCTTCAGAGCAAAGCAGCCGCGCCGATGCTGATGCTGCCCTGAGCACCCAGCTCAGCAGCGTACAGGCCAAAGCCAACAGCAACACGGCGGCGATTACGGCAGAGCAGACCGCTCGTGCCAATGCCGACTCATCGCTGAGCTCGCAGATCACTACCGTGCAGGCCAAAGCCAATAGCAATGCGGCGGCCATTGCCACCGAGCAAACCGCCCGTGCTAATGCCGACAGCAGCCTTGCCAGTCAGATCACTACGGTACAGGCACAGCTGGGGGATGCCCTCGGCTCGGTGCAGCAAACCGCAACAGCGACGGCCAATGCCGTCGGCCAGGTAGTGACGCAGTACATGGTCAAGCTCGACAGCAATGGCCGGGTGATCGGCTTTGGGCTGTATAACGATGGCAGCAGCAGCGAGTTTGGTATCCGTGCTGACCGCTTCTACGTTGCCAGCCCTGACAATCAGGTCGGGGCGATGCCGTTCATCATCGATGGCGGCAAGGTCTATGTGGCCGCCGCCGTGATCAAAGATCTGGTGGTTAGCAAGCTAAAAAGCTCAACCGGCTCGCTGGTGTTTCAGAACGACAAGCTGAAAGTCGATTATCTGGACGTCGCCAGCCTGCAGGTCGGCAGCGCCAATATTGCTGATGCCGCCATCACCTCAGCCAAAATCGGCCAGCTGGCTGTGGATACGGTGCACATCAAAAACGGCGCCGTCACCCTCAGTGCCTTTGCAGCCAGTAACGGCTTCAGCCGTTTTCTGTCAGCGGGGTCATTCACGGCCACCAGCGGCGATGATGTTTTCAGCACACTGGTGGTGCCGGCAATCAATGGCGACCAGATGAACATCGATGTTGCCTGTGACCTCAGCGTCACCGATTACAACGCGACAGCCGGGGCGGCGGTGAAGATCAGGCCCGCTTTGTTCATCAACGGAGCAGCCGTGCGCAGCTATAGCGGCTTTCTCGCGGTAGACCGGTTTAACGACCCGATCAGCGGCAAAGTATTTATGCGCTACTACCTGCAGGCCACCGGCGCGTTCACCGCTCAGCTGGTGATCAGCTACACATGGACTGCTTTCACCAACCCCAGCAACTTCAAATACACCGTCTCCAACTGCGTGCTCAGCGCCTTTACCAGCAGGAAATAA
- a CDS encoding tail assembly protein produces MKTIHLYGALRARFGGPFHLQVSDGAEAIRALSCQLPGFRQVLESGHWRVARGSGRQRTYLSEQGLQLALGQASSLHILPPGRGRKNGGAGKVIAGVAMVALAFYTGGASLSGNAFTVGSFGVSASSLAVFGAAMAVSGVSQMLTQAPTASYDAGDSTDQRASFLFNGPVNVASQGVPVPIVYGEVITGSVVVSSGISSERVADG; encoded by the coding sequence ATGAAAACCATCCATCTTTACGGTGCACTCAGGGCTCGCTTCGGCGGGCCTTTTCATTTGCAGGTCAGCGACGGTGCTGAGGCGATCCGCGCACTGTCGTGCCAGCTGCCCGGCTTCCGGCAGGTGCTGGAGTCAGGCCACTGGCGCGTTGCCCGGGGCAGCGGCAGGCAGCGCACTTACCTGAGTGAACAGGGGCTGCAGCTGGCACTGGGGCAGGCCAGCAGCCTGCATATCTTGCCGCCCGGGCGTGGCCGCAAAAACGGCGGGGCAGGCAAGGTGATTGCCGGCGTCGCCATGGTCGCGCTGGCGTTTTACACCGGCGGCGCCTCGCTGTCGGGGAACGCCTTTACGGTCGGCAGCTTTGGGGTGTCGGCCAGCTCGCTGGCTGTGTTTGGTGCGGCTATGGCGGTTTCCGGGGTCAGCCAGATGCTGACTCAGGCCCCCACGGCCAGTTACGACGCGGGGGACAGCACCGACCAGCGTGCCAGTTTTCTGTTTAACGGCCCGGTCAACGTGGCCAGTCAGGGGGTGCCCGTGCCCATTGTTTACGGGGAGGTCATCACCGGCTCGGTGGTGGTGTCGTCAGGTATTTCAAGTGAGCGAGTTGCCGATGGGTAA
- a CDS encoding NlpC/P60 family protein yields MFDDYSDAIRRMALEAYPCEGVLLITQAGARVVRNTDPDPENAFRISTADWQQAMTEGLLAVVHSHPDGPDCPSAADMQGQRDTAVPWGIVSCYDGERCGPPFWWGEGIPPDPLIGRGFRHGVTDCYSLIRDYYRLELAIALPEFPRDWEWWRSGQQLYLQGFAEAGFSPVSQAAIRPHDVFLCQIRCDTPNHGGIYLGSGLALHHLTARHPVDASRLSHREPISRWQNHISHVLRHHSLAGEP; encoded by the coding sequence ATGTTTGATGACTACAGCGATGCGATCCGGCGTATGGCGCTGGAGGCATACCCTTGTGAGGGGGTGCTGCTGATCACACAGGCCGGTGCCCGTGTGGTCCGCAATACCGACCCAGACCCCGAAAACGCCTTTCGTATCAGCACGGCTGACTGGCAGCAGGCCATGACAGAAGGGCTGCTGGCCGTGGTACACAGCCACCCGGACGGCCCTGACTGCCCGAGCGCTGCCGATATGCAGGGCCAGCGTGATACCGCTGTGCCCTGGGGCATCGTCTCCTGTTATGACGGTGAGCGCTGCGGCCCACCGTTCTGGTGGGGTGAGGGCATCCCGCCTGATCCACTGATCGGGCGCGGCTTCCGCCATGGCGTGACAGACTGCTATAGCCTGATCCGCGATTACTATCGCCTTGAGCTGGCGATTGCCCTGCCTGAGTTCCCCCGCGACTGGGAATGGTGGCGCAGTGGTCAGCAGCTATATCTGCAGGGCTTTGCCGAGGCGGGCTTCAGCCCGGTAAGTCAGGCAGCTATCCGCCCCCATGATGTCTTCCTCTGCCAGATTCGCTGCGATACCCCCAACCACGGCGGCATTTACCTTGGCAGCGGTCTGGCGCTGCATCACCTCACCGCACGCCACCCGGTGGACGCCAGCCGACTCAGCCACCGCGAGCCGATCAGCCGCTGGCAAAACCATATCTCCCATGTTCTTCGTCATCACTCACTAGCAGGTGAACCATGA
- a CDS encoding phage minor tail protein L, with protein MSDIIARESQQLEQEAIVELFEMDATAWQLGVLRWITAPVDGGPARFNGYEYTPMPIQAEGFQWNGTGTLPQPSLTISCINPDVVGLVIGTHDILGCEIRRLRTYRHHLDDGSDPDPEALFPIDYFVIDQKAEHTSEYIRFTLKTQLDQQGVKLPRRLVLRDTCTHAYRYYRNGQFVYSNATCPYAGDACYNPQGEAVSPAEDRCGKRLRDCKLRFGENATLPTRAFPGVKRY; from the coding sequence ATGAGCGACATCATCGCCCGCGAGTCGCAGCAGCTGGAGCAGGAGGCTATCGTCGAGTTGTTCGAGATGGATGCCACCGCCTGGCAGCTGGGCGTACTGCGCTGGATTACCGCCCCCGTCGATGGCGGCCCGGCACGCTTCAACGGCTATGAGTACACCCCGATGCCCATTCAGGCAGAAGGGTTTCAGTGGAATGGCACAGGCACCCTGCCGCAGCCGTCGCTGACCATCAGCTGTATTAACCCGGATGTAGTGGGGCTGGTGATCGGCACCCACGATATCCTCGGCTGCGAGATTCGCCGCCTGCGGACCTATCGCCATCATCTGGATGACGGCAGCGACCCCGACCCGGAAGCGCTGTTCCCGATCGATTACTTTGTGATTGACCAGAAGGCCGAGCACACCAGCGAGTACATCCGCTTTACCCTCAAAACCCAGCTGGATCAGCAGGGGGTCAAGCTGCCCAGGCGGCTGGTACTGCGCGATACCTGCACCCATGCCTACCGCTATTACCGCAACGGCCAGTTTGTTTACAGCAATGCGACCTGTCCCTATGCCGGTGATGCCTGTTACAACCCGCAGGGTGAAGCCGTCAGCCCGGCGGAAGATCGCTGTGGTAAGCGCCTGCGTGACTGCAAACTGCGCTTTGGTGAAAACGCCACGCTGCCCACCCGCGCCTTTCCCGGTGTCAAACGCTACTGA
- a CDS encoding phage tail protein yields the protein MQTLPDIPHDYGTAGQVAFAIDKVSFGDGYSQRRPKGLNSVADTLTLNWTLLEPEDWQTLYDFLRGTQGVTAFLYQPAWESQPRQWLCSALNYVKPTSYRRGAITAQLEENFDP from the coding sequence ATGCAAACCCTCCCTGATATTCCCCATGACTACGGCACGGCGGGGCAGGTCGCCTTTGCCATCGATAAAGTCAGCTTCGGTGATGGTTACAGCCAGCGCAGGCCCAAAGGGCTGAACTCGGTGGCGGATACCCTGACGCTGAACTGGACCCTGCTGGAGCCGGAAGACTGGCAAACCCTTTATGACTTTCTGCGCGGTACGCAGGGCGTCACCGCCTTTTTGTATCAGCCCGCGTGGGAATCGCAGCCGCGCCAGTGGTTGTGTTCGGCACTCAATTACGTCAAGCCGACGTCGTACCGGCGCGGCGCCATCACCGCCCAGTTAGAGGAGAACTTTGACCCATGA
- a CDS encoding DUF1799 domain-containing protein yields MAELHEREQELQFYGYSPEYIAQQLASLRQQEQVEIWPEHHQAWQVFVRCSTDWRLTDAGPLGLDGNVILGVITLTQAAQPLQVFDQVKLIEQGALQHFAETKR; encoded by the coding sequence GTGGCAGAGCTGCACGAGCGAGAGCAGGAGCTGCAGTTTTATGGCTACTCGCCGGAATACATCGCGCAGCAGCTGGCCTCGTTGCGGCAGCAGGAGCAGGTCGAGATCTGGCCGGAGCATCATCAGGCATGGCAGGTGTTTGTGCGCTGTTCGACGGACTGGCGCCTGACCGACGCCGGGCCGCTGGGCCTCGATGGCAACGTCATTCTCGGTGTGATCACCCTTACTCAGGCAGCTCAGCCCCTGCAGGTGTTTGATCAGGTCAAGCTGATCGAGCAGGGCGCACTGCAACATTTCGCAGAGACAAAACGCTGA